The Elaeis guineensis isolate ETL-2024a chromosome 11, EG11, whole genome shotgun sequence genomic interval ACTATTTCTGAAAATATGGTTGATTGGGCCGGTGTGTCCAAATCATAAGCTCAAAACACGAATTTATTTTCACATCATTTAAAATCGTAGGATGATCCATGATTTCATGATGACCTGACTAGAATTCCCAACATAAAAACATGAGATAGACCCACAATTTTAAAGGCTAAATCGGGTTAGACCCATGATTTTTGGAGAAATCGTGTGCATCTATCCCacgatttctcctccttttttttttccccccgcACATGCcggcctttatttttttttccgctCCACTCTGTCGAAGAGTGCGGTGGTCGTCGGTGCTCGTGTGGAACCGCGGGAGCTCAAGTTCACCAGGCCAGGGAGGGAAGGGGAGGGATGGTGGTGGGTGGAGCCGTGGAGGGTGCGCCTGTGCCTGGGGCCAAGGAGGGGAGAGAGGAGGAGGCTTGGTGGCGCCAGAGCCGGAAGAGAGAGGGAAGTGGTTTATGGTCGCATGGAGCCGATGCGATGCAGATGGTGGTGGGGAAGGGCCGCAGCGGGGTGGCATGGATGGCTGTGACTTGGGCCTCACGAGGCAGTCGCAGATCATCGGGGGCAGCAGTGgaggaagaaagggaaggaaaaaaaaaaaaaaagaaaaaaatatttggagaggggagggaaaaaaaaaaaaaattattattttattattattaataattgaagctgcaatagaaaaatattaattttaaaataataataataataatattttaaaaataatatttttattattaatttaaaaatactatttgtataataacatattatttttaaaaatttatttcaaaaattaatataaaatattattttaaaaaatataattttaaaataataataagaatattaaatatattttaaataataataaagtagtatttttaaaaattaaaaaaataatattttaaaaaataaaagtagggagggataagagatgaaaataataaaaaaaatattattttaaaaaaataaaatattatataaaaaaataatatgtaagtgAAGGATCATAAGCTTTTCTATCTCTTCGATCAAAAGGAATGGTGGCAGGGGTACCATGGGCGAGCAAGAGGCGGGCAACGAACTGAGCGAACGAGAGAGTACTAACAGTTGGCACAAGCATGACAGAAGACCGAGAGGATGCGAGCGAAGGACGAAAGGACATAAGTTCGCTAGGGCCAGAAGAGGCAAAGAGAAGGACGATCGTAGCCTGGGCCTCCCGTAGGGAAGAGGGATGCAACCATGCAGCAAACATTATTAttgttaatcaaataataatattttattagtattcaaaaataataatatttattatgaataaaataataatattttattattattactaataatatttattattaatcaaataataatattttattattaatcaaaaataataatattttattattaatcaaaaataataatatttattattaataaataataatatttttttcttccctccccaaatataatatttttgaaaaaataacacATTAcccttttaatataatattttattttttaaaaataatatttttttattattgttttCATCTCTTATTTTCCCcaacatttattttttaaatattaagtttctaattttttaaaaatactactttattattatttaaataatattttaaaaataatttttattattattttaaaagtaatattttttaaaaataatatttattattaatttttgaaataaatttttaaaaataatatgttattatacgaATAGTACTTTaaactaataataaaatattatctttaaaatattattttaaaaaataatatattttattatttaaaataatattttcttctaccgcttcaaattattattaataataaaataataatatttttttttttctccccctctccaaatattttttttcttttttccccatcccttcccttcctcccgccGCCCCCCCACCCTCCCTTGACGATCCTCACCGCCTCGTGAGCCCAAGTTATGGTTGTCCGTACCGCCCCTGTCGCAGCCCCGCCCCACTACCGTCCGCCACTGCACTTGGCTCTACGTGACCACCAAACCCCCTTTCCTCTCCTCTCCCAACTCCGGGCCACCaaccctcctcccctcccctcttCGGCCTCGGGCGCCTTCCGTGCCTCCGCACCCGCACGACCGCCTCCGCACCCTCCGCGCCCCACCCCACCCCGCCACCGTCCCCTCCCTTTCCTCTCTCAGCTCTGTGAACCCGGCCCTCGCGCCCTATGTGAGCACCGGTGACCGCCTGCGCCCCTCTGCCTGTGCTCCTCGATAGAGCAAAGTAGGGAAAGAAAATGAAGACCGACCGcatgcgaaaaaaaaaaaaaaaaaaaggagaaatcaTGGGATAGGGCATGATTTCACCCCGAATATCATGGGTCTGACCACAATTTAGCCTTTGAAATCGTGGGCCTATCCCACATTTTTACGTTGAGAATCTTGGCTGGCATGgtaataaatcataaaaaaatttattgtacaccatctgtggtgtagaaaatccaacatgaAGCATACTACCTCATCTGATTGGATCACGTAGCCATCACTTTCCATcacacatttaatgcccatttaatacccgtagttctattttttcattaaaattttgGATGTCAAAAATGTCCCTTCCCCTtcgaaaaaattatattaaaaaaaatatattttttttaatgatgaaaatatccttctctctttatgatattctataaaaaaattatgacatcctatgcaaaaaattataatttcaatacAAGATGCATGATATCGatataaaatgtcataattttttcgaaatatattttcatcattcaaaattttaaataaaaaataaaattataaatattaaatatatattaaaaaataatgatcatGTGGTtcaatataataaaatagtatgCTCCATGTCAGTACAATGCGGGCGGTGTACCAAGAATTTCCTTGAGCTCATGATTTGAAAACGCTAGCCCACACAACCATAAAATAGTTGCAAAACGATcctattttgaaatattttattaaaaaaataatatttaaaaaagaaaaatcccCTCATTTGAGCTGAACTGTCCGGAGTTTGACCCTGCTTGTATGCTCGTTAGGTGGTGGAGGTCATTGAAAAGCATCTGACAGGGATCAGACGGTCCAACAGGATGTAAGGCTGTCAACTGTCCTCAATGGAGCATTTAAGCTCCAAGACATTGGcctctttgcttttcttttcagTGTTTTGCTTCCGTTGTCCGCCGCGCGAGGCTCCAATAATGTCCtatttgatgataaaaattatttattgacgATTACAAGctgcatgaaaaagaaaaaaaaaaaaagctaggaaTAGGACTACTAGAATAGCTATATCACAAGCTAACTCGATTTCTGTTTGACTGCAACTAGAAATAACTTCAGAGGCGTTTATTATTGTCcatgaataataataaaatagataaagatGATGGCTAAGTGTTGGTATCATTATCAAATacccatatttatttatttattgttgatAGGATGATAGAGATCAAATGCTCCAtataaaaaggaaaaataaaacaTAATAATAACCAACCTATCTCAAAGACTTCCAAAGCATCAGTCGCACCGCATAACACattagttagaaaattttgagtccAGAACAATCAACAAGATTCTAGAGCGTTTTTAAAGCTATTCAAGTAGCTGGCTAAATGTCATAACTTTATTAATATCCAACCATGCTTCTATATATATCTCTTTATGCGGCATGAGATCATAGGAGGCATAGTGGATGAGTAAAAAAGTCATTGGTGCTGCTGCGGTTTGAACAAGTTGGAATGAACTAAGGGCTGCCTATCCATTTAGCTTGACCGATCCTAATTGATAATATGACTTGACGTACAATGTGACAGCATTAAGATACAAGTCTACACTAGAGCATTCAAATCTAGGCGTTGTCCTCCGTGACTGGGTTTGGACGAGTTAGGTTTAGCCTAGGATGGTGTGTGGGGAGGGCACAAGAGAAGTATAGTGCGTGCAAGCATGGAGAAGAAAGGCCGAGAGTTGAGCCAAATTTGGGCATGAGGTGCACACGATTCCAAATTTAGTTCTGGCCCAACCTCGTGTTGGAACATTTAAATTTGCAGCCTAACATTTCATCTCTCCACCAATAGTCCCAACCAATTGTTTGACTGCTTAAATGCCCTTGATGCCTCTTGCTTGCAGCTAGTCTGAGATGTTCATTTAGCTCACACCCACCTCGTCATCTACTCCATCTTTTATGCGAGTTCTCCACTAGACCAGAGGTTTTGGAACAAATTTAGAACCGGGGAGCTTCATCATTTCGTGTGGTATCACTTCGCCAATGCCTTTCTTACtgcattttttttcttgctttaaaAGTCATAGAATTTTCCTCATAAATCTTCTGAAATCGCAAGCTGTTTAGGTTGAAGATATCTTGTTTTTGCACAATGCAACTGTAAACTTATTATTGTGTGGTTCATACGGTGGAAGTGCAATGATGACTACATCTCTTCTAATTAATTTCTTCATTTTAACATAATGGACCTAACAATAATAACACAACTTCCCGTACAGATATCAATGTCTGGCTTCCGTCACACGTGCCCATAGCTCTGGACATGATATGGCAGCATTAAACAGGAAAAACGAGTCACCCTTTACATGCTTCGGAGCACACAATACGTGAACGTTCACAAGGCTTAGCCATACATGGTTCATTCACTCGTACCACCGGTCTTTTGAGCTAATTTCATAATTAATTCTTCCAGGTTTTGCTCACTTTCTATATACGATCGCCACTTGCGTTGATTCGAACATGTTCGATGCTCTGCTTCACAGTCCTAGCAATCGAAGGCTCGTGTGGCTTAGGAAAAATTCTTAATTTCATCAGCTTTCTCATCAGAAAAGAACTACATAGAGGAACAACGAAATAACAAtgaaacatgattttttttgatttggaaTTAAGTTGCAGCAATCCAACATGGCTGAAAATGTATTAAGTTGGTACTATTACCTACCTGAGAAAAATGTCACGGATGAAATGAGTTAGTAGAATGTGACGTCCCCATCTGTCTGATATATGCTCCCAGTTCGCCTTCATCCACAACCAAGAAACAGAAACCATCAAGAATGATGTTCAGCAATTAAAGAATAAATGTGTCGTAAGCAATAATACCAGTTTTCCTTCTGCCCGTTAGAAAAATTAAATAGCGCAAATGTTGCAAAATTTGTTAACAAAGCATGAGATAATTTGATAGCATACCTAACCATTTATTGATTCTATAAGCTATTAGGAGacaatttttcttctttcatctTTTCGGAAGTATAGAATAAAGTGTACACAAGCAAAATTCTTAGGAGGATAAGCCGCATTTAGTGGTGGACGTCCCTTTTGCAATTGtcctataaatttttatttagttttGGAATgtctaaaaactttactcaaatttAATAGATTTAGAGAATTGAACATGGGTACAGtattgaaaaaaaatcaatttcaCTGATCATATAAACACTGATGCATTGAGCTAATCATAAGAATGATCCATCATTGCTGAATCAGCGACCAATAAAATTTAAAGAAATGTGATGATAGTGCACTAATATATAGCAATATAGAGTTCTCTAGAGAACCACTTACCGACACTTCTGAACTAAAACAAAAATTATGCATAGATATTCATGCATAAATGCAAAAATAAATATGACAAATATCAATATAAAAGAGTAAGGTTTTGTTTCATTCAAACAAATGTAAACAGGATGCAAATGATCTGATGCATGAAAGCATAAACCATATTACAAAAGAGATAAAGTGAAGGTTTGTCATAAAGATTTAATATAAGCAGAATGGATAAGAATAAATACAACATAAAATAATTATCAGATCAAGCAAGGTAATGTGCGACTGCCGATGCATatattatgatctaaaaattGGGGGGAAATTATGTACTTTCAGCCAACTCCATGCTGTTTCACTGCCCTCAGAACTTATTCCAGCGAGTGCATAGATTACATCTTGATCACGAACCTGAAATGAAGATCATATCAACTGAGACAGCTACAATAGGCATAGGCAGTACGTCTCGATCGGCAGGTATGAGATACCTCAGAGGACAGAAGAAAATTCAGCGTTTCAAGAACAATATTAGGATCTGGACAAGATGCCATTGCACCTGTAGAAGGAGAGTGTAGGTGTAAGTCACACTTGACCGCACAATACATGATCCACATACCTTAAAAGAAAGAATattaaaaagataagaaaagaacTTACTTAACAATTGCGCCTTCACCTGTCCTATATCGGTCTCCCTGTAAAGTTTTATAAGGGACTCAAAAACATACCTATTTGTTGTTCTGACACGTTGCATTACTGCGGTATATGTTGCCTACAAGGCAATCACCACTACAGCATTTCACTTGTAAAAGAATTACAATATGAAACAGAAACCACCAATAGTAAAATATAAAACATTTTGCAGACCTTTCTTATATCGGGAGGAAGAAGTGTGGTAGTTTTATCTTCTAAGAAGATATTAAAATGCCTAGATGCTTCCATGCATGTCATCTCATGACCTAATATACCCAACCCAAGGCAGTCCAGACCTCACCACGCATCAACATACTCAGGTGATTCTCTCCAGAACAATGATCCCACCCCAATTTCCTGTACATAAGGTTCCAATTTGTACAGATGCagttaaaattaaatatctacttTCATTTGGTACCTAAGAAACACCAATAGGGAAATAACACATAAGACTGTGTATCTTCAACAACCATATCAAACTTGTAATTACTTGGCagtcatcaaaataatttatggTCAAAAATACTTGGAATGTAAGAGTTTTAACTTAATAACTGAAATTTGAGAAGCAAGTACCCTAGTAAACAAATCATCATGCTAATAATACATCAGGCCATCAGTCATACATATGTATGCACATAaatgtacatatgtatgcatgcactcatgtatgtatatatgtaggcATATGTATTTGTATAATAAACAAAGAGGCCATACGTAAGGGTGTTGACATACCAACCTTGTTTCCAATACATACATTTGCAATCTCATAAAAAAAGCATGTTATAACGCATGAGACTCACCTCACTGCGGGGTTTGATGGTTGGATGTATGCAACTTTACACCCACATACAAAGGCTATTTTTGTGTTTCAAACCCATGACTCCCAGGTCAAAATGAAGAAACCTATAGTGTTGCAGTCTCATGAAATAAATAAAGATTACATCATGGAATAAAAAACTATgctatgtataatatataataaataaaactattGCATATTgactctctcgctctctctctctcacacacacattaGTAGACCTCCAGCCATCAGAATGAAGAATCAACCGTACAATAAACTGCAATCTGCCAACAGGAATGGTTGGAATAAGGTCTGCCATACTAACCCATACTGATTGTACATAACATACCAGTAAGGTACCACTAGGGATTCAGGTTTGGTTTGAGTATATGAATCAAACTGGTCTGTATAGGTTTGAACAGAGTGGAGCCACCCCTTAGCACCCAATATTGACCTGTATCACTTAGTTTCAGCTGATACCATGGTTGGGAGTGAGAAAAAGTGTTGAAAGCTAGTCTCCATACAAGGTGCATACCATACTGTACCAACCATACCGTATCCGTATCAGTAACATACTGGTACAGTTCTGGGTACCAGTTTTGGGACCTTGGGTTGGAAGCTAGAGAGGTAGTAGAGTGACTAGCATGCGTTGTAAAAGAGATGACCTAGGTCTAGAATCCAAGAAATGAGATAACGTTATGATCGAGTGCATGGAAATGATAAAGAGGTGTCGTGCATAAGATGGTGTGCCTATTTAGATAAGTTCAAATGAAAAGGATGTAGAGTGGAATGCGAATGACAAGGCAAGTTTGTAAGCAAGTTGAGATGTGGAAGGTTGGAACTTAGAAGACATCATATGTCATAGCCATAAAAGTGAGATGCTAGTGAATACATGATGCCATAAATAACCATACTCACGGCAGACAAAAACCTCTGAGGCAGCAGCCTTGATAATAAGGAATATAGATGGAAGAGGCAGCATGCAAAGCCACCAGGATGTGCTGGTTGACAAGCAAGGTAGGCTGGCAGGCAAAGTCTAGCAACAAAATTCTTGGACGAGCATTAAGAAATAATGTAGCACCTTGGGAATTTATGCTAGATATATGCATTCAGTTTTCCGTCATCCAAAACTTCTCTTACATCACAGAGAAATGATAATTACAGAGCTCAAAGGTAATTTAGTTGCTCCTCTAATACCTATCATCCAGTGTAACCAACCAAGCAATAAAATGTTTTACAAAAGCATGAAATATTGAACCGTCCAATTCAAGCAAGGATATCCATAATTAATTGATATAGAAGGTTGTGCATTTCTACAGATCAAAAAGCTTCAAGATGCTTACTCAGCAGACAGCTGAAGTAGACTGATGAAGTATTGTTTTAGATTTTCTGATGACTTCGAGATAACTTCGGCACAACATAAGTTGATAACTTCGGCACAGCATAAGCTGATAACTTCGAGATTCTTAGGATTATCTGTAACAAGATAATGGCATGCGTTAGGCATCTTATAGGCTGTTTGATTGTCTGTGAAATTTCCTAAAACAGATAACCATAAAAGCTGGTTTTCTGTAAAAACAGGTTTTAAAAGAACTGTAGGAGACCTGTTCTTCATAAAGCTCATTAAAACAGGTTTTAAAAGAACTGGGAGAGACCTGTGTTTTATAAAACACataattcagattttatggcatTTGCCATTTTTCACAAAAGTGGGTTGAATGAATAACAAACAaacatattttcatcaaattcaatctttttaCATTCTGGATAAGCCTGTTTTAGTAAAAACTGAAAATCCAAGTAGGCTCTCAAGGGACTTTTGAGAATCCACAGGAAAGATTTCAAAGAAACATTACACTAATTAGTCTGGACAGCACTATGTAATCAAGCTCTGCTCTGTATACATCCATTAGAGACAGCAAAGAAGACAAAGGCATCATGCATGCCTCACAAAGAGCAAAGGTATCATCCAGAACACCTGCCAACAAAGCTCTTATTATTAGATAAGACTAACTTTTATACGAAGATTAGAAAATATCATGGTCCAGACTTACCATATCTCTGTTGTGGACAAGCTGTTAGCCTTGATTGCTGCCTGGAGTTTAGTAGCAAGAACATCATCATATTTCACCCTGTAAAATCCCGTTTGCTCAACATTTACTTTGACCCAGAAGTGTTCATAGTTGCATGCTTCATCAGAGATCTTTGGAATACGCCCCCTTCCATCCAACTGGCAGAGAAACTCAGATACGTCCAATTTTTGCACTCTAGATTCCAAGAGGAAACTTTTTCCAGTATCATATGAACCAATACATAATGTTACTGGAACGATCCATCGTGTATCTCCAGGAGAACCACCAGAAATGAATTGTGACTGCAAATATCAGACCTCAGACTCAGATGCAAAATAGCAATGAGCATATCAATTATTTTGCTGCTGTAAAAGATAAATGCAGCAGCATAATAATCTTTAAGGAAACAGATTGTATCCTACTGGCCCTAAAATTAGGGGGGAAAAAAAAACAGAATgtcattttttgaatattttaagatCAAGTGAAATGATGTAGATGGAACATTCGAAGAACAATAAGCAGATGCCTAACTAGCTCATTTGTTAATTTTGATATTCTAATAACCAATTCAAATTTCACCTAGTATGGATTTATAAGAGAAGAAACGGTATTATGGAAAGATAAGATGAAGGATTTCACCATTTATACACAGGATTGTTGACTATTGTAGGTGTTGTTTGTTCAATTGACATGCTTCCTGTATTTTTAGACATCTCAATAAATAAACATTATCCACAGAAACCAGGTAGCACACCTAAGCAGTCAAGTTTATACATCTTGTATAATGAAGACAACCATAACTAATGTGACATCTTTCCCAAAATTTAGTTTAGAGCACCAAGAGAGACAAGAGACTCGTAGCTTGGCATAAAGGTTACAATCTAAGGCACAAAGAAGCTGTTTTGAAGTCGGAGGGTTATCAAGTGATATCTACTGGTTTGCTGGTTGTAACAGATGACTGGGCCCTCATCATGTGTTTCATTTGACCTTGTGGTCTACATGCAATAAAACCAAGCAACCACAGTGGTGTCCTGTGATAATTAAAAGAGAAAACGGAATGAACAGATCTGCTGTCTGTTCAAGCAAGAAGCAACCAATAGCTCCCTAATCTTttttctttagactaaagttgTTCACTTTCTATTCTGTATTAGTTCATCACTGTTACTTGGACATTTGCATCTGTTTTGAAAACTCCACACCAACATGTAATGCAAGTTGGATATGCATCAGATATTTCAAATACGTATTGGATAATTGGTTTATGGATATATTAATATATGaagaatcagatttttttttttccaacatcAACTCTTATTTGGCTCTCACACAAATTTCATGACAAGTATTAATTGCAATTCAGTCATTCTCCATGAAATGTCGGATGAATAAGTCTAGGATTCATTACCAAATTTAGTTAAACCACCTTTCACATGTGAAATCAAGAGTGACATAATTGTGGTTATACAAGTAGATCAATCTCTAATGTTAGTGCTAACATTGAAGGAGAGCTGTCAATTATGTACAAGATGAAGTAACTTAATAAATATGTCATCTTTTAATATATTCTATACTACAACATTAAATAATTAAttgtatattttaataaaattgttTTCTCCTACTTATCCTAATATCTTGAATTTTTGCTCTTGCCAAAAATCAGATTCTTGGACATACATTGGAATCCAAACCTTGTGCCCATGTCCAAGAAATACATTGATTTGTCGCTTAAATGCATTATTTCTTTCATCTCTCGAGGAATACCTTTGCTTGAAGACATGATTTCTATTTCTAAAGGATCATAAGCTCTATCTCATGCAAGGTTGCCAAATTGCCTAAATGGTCCAAGGCATTGACCCTGTCAAAGGCCTAGCTGGAATGCCTAGGCAGCCCAGCACGTACATCAATTGAAAAATTCCTAAACTTTAATAAGATTATATCATTTCCTATGTAATTATACATAGTTCAAGCAAGATTCACCATCTCGATACCGGGCCTTATACCAATGCCAACCTGTTACTATATTGGTACGGGGCCACTTTAGCATACTAAGTGCCAGTACGCCCTCCATACCGCATATTAGTATCGAATTGGTACAGTATGGTATGACAAACTTTGGTTCATAGAAAGC includes:
- the LOC105054375 gene encoding LOW QUALITY PROTEIN: aminopeptidase M1-like (The sequence of the model RefSeq protein was modified relative to this genomic sequence to represent the inferred CDS: deleted 2 bases in 1 codon), with the translated sequence MCAIPPLSHSTLHYVRSVMASPVVLPFKCQTRLPKFAIPRRYDLTLKPDLAACVFSGAVDVHLDVVEATPCLVLNALDLEIDSGFVSFRTADPHPRELRPKEVVLEEEDEILVLIFDENLPLGRGVLGIRFSGVLNDHMRGFYRRHKLQVEVTHARAIDEIFHAISYKKGSAVIRMLQAYLGYDVFQKSLASCIRRYACQNAKTEDLWDALSEESGVPVKAMMETWTKQKGYPVVYVKSSDCMLEFEQSQFISGGSPGDTRWIVPVTLCIGSYDTGKSFLLESRVQKLDVSEFLCQLDGRGRIPKISDEACNYEHFWVKVNVEQTGFYRVKYDDVLATKLQAAIKANSLSTTEIWKLGWDHCSGENHLSMLMRGEVWTALLGILGHEMTCMEASRHFNIFLEDKTTTLLPPDIRKATYTAVMQRVRTTNRYVFESLIKLYRETDIGQVKAQLLSAMASCPDPNIVLETLNFLLSSEVRDQDVIYALAGISSEGSETAWSWLKANWEHISDRWGRHILLTHFIRDIFLR